Proteins encoded by one window of Fictibacillus marinisediminis:
- a CDS encoding DUF4145 domain-containing protein, whose product MDILQKLVKKFEIFDEDPLEIRERQFIHSYYPRESYINFTIPLNFDYKHKYEYISFASIQDFGYYNPDTEELDKTINETTIEVNIKEIEHFKSNITLNCLLTGEGYDFDVMDLEDLIIKLNLLGKTWFSEMELWKELLYSFYYLYERENYRASFVQLYSALESYLEQKGANGNDKVKDKLTAVIGNLKSQKRKYRDKFYELRDIRNTLAHGSQYHIIEEDVKELFHFFEDTFEIAEN is encoded by the coding sequence ATGGACATTTTGCAAAAGTTAGTCAAAAAGTTTGAGATTTTTGATGAAGATCCGCTGGAAATCCGGGAAAGACAATTTATACATAGTTATTATCCACGAGAAAGTTATATTAATTTTACTATACCTCTTAATTTTGATTACAAGCACAAATATGAATACATAAGCTTTGCTAGTATACAAGATTTTGGATATTACAATCCTGACACAGAAGAGCTCGACAAAACAATAAATGAGACAACCATTGAGGTAAACATTAAGGAAATCGAACATTTTAAATCTAATATTACTTTAAATTGCTTATTAACTGGAGAAGGCTATGACTTTGATGTTATGGATTTAGAGGATTTAATTATTAAACTGAATCTATTAGGAAAAACGTGGTTCTCAGAAATGGAATTATGGAAAGAGTTACTTTACTCATTCTATTATCTATATGAAAGAGAAAATTATCGTGCTTCTTTTGTTCAACTTTACTCTGCTTTAGAATCATATCTTGAACAAAAAGGCGCAAATGGAAACGATAAGGTCAAAGACAAATTGACTGCAGTAATAGGCAATCTCAAATCACAAAAAAGAAAATACAGAGACAAGTTTTATGAATTAAGAGATATAAGAAATACCTTGGCGCATGGATCCCAATATCACATAATTGAAGAGGATGTTAAAGAGCTATTTCACTTTTTTGAAGATACCTTCGAAATAGCAGAAAATTAA
- a CDS encoding LuxR C-terminal-related transcriptional regulator, whose protein sequence is MNKIMIIEDNLLFMDGLKRILELELGYRVAAYSSEQINDIAERKDHSNLLRERPQLIIMDSQLRIGSSLSLVELFKKKLPECKLLVLSSVEKDGEFRRFFQAGVDGYLFKDIMTEELINGINAIFNQKSFFHHKVAHYLIQDYRQLLDQSPQVVKPIAGNRHNLSKREFEVLELLVKGKSNKSISEQLFLSEKTVKNHVSKILLKLKVGDRTNAVLFAIKEKMVSI, encoded by the coding sequence GTGAATAAAATTATGATCATAGAAGATAACCTGTTATTCATGGATGGTTTAAAGAGAATTTTAGAACTCGAGCTAGGATATCGTGTAGCAGCCTATAGTAGCGAACAGATTAATGATATAGCGGAGAGAAAGGACCATTCAAATTTATTGAGAGAACGGCCACAGCTCATAATCATGGATTCACAGTTAAGAATCGGATCGTCGTTATCTTTAGTTGAACTTTTTAAAAAGAAGCTACCGGAGTGTAAGTTATTGGTGTTATCTTCAGTTGAAAAAGATGGGGAGTTTCGGCGTTTTTTTCAAGCCGGTGTGGATGGCTACTTATTTAAAGATATTATGACTGAAGAATTAATAAACGGTATCAATGCGATTTTTAACCAGAAGAGTTTCTTTCATCATAAAGTAGCCCATTATCTCATTCAAGATTATCGGCAGCTGCTTGATCAATCTCCCCAAGTAGTAAAACCCATAGCTGGTAATCGACACAATCTAAGCAAAAGAGAATTTGAGGTGTTGGAGTTATTAGTCAAAGGCAAAAGCAATAAATCCATCTCTGAGCAGTTATTTCTAAGTGAGAAAACCGTAAAGAACCATGTATCTAAAATTCTATTGAAATTAAAAGTAGGGGATCGAACCAATGCTGTGTTATTCGCTATTAAAGAAAAAATGGTTTCCATTTAA
- the plsY gene encoding glycerol-3-phosphate 1-O-acyltransferase PlsY: protein MNILTLILSYLIGSISFVLIVGKMFYKKDIRNYGSANLGATNAYRVLGIKAGVIVAIADILKGTLACLLPIILSSTVNPIVCGLLAILGHIFSVFASFKGGKAVATATGVFLFLTPLGVFVGFVVFVLTMIFTKFVSLSSMLACISLFIYSLIFEDKVIIALSLLISVSIIILHRQNIKRILNGTENKIVER, encoded by the coding sequence TTGAACATTTTAACTCTAATTTTAAGTTATTTAATAGGTTCAATTTCATTTGTTTTAATAGTCGGTAAAATGTTTTATAAGAAGGATATTCGTAATTATGGTAGTGCTAATCTTGGTGCAACTAATGCTTATAGAGTTTTAGGCATAAAAGCAGGAGTAATTGTTGCAATTGCTGATATATTAAAAGGTACACTTGCTTGTTTACTTCCGATAATACTTAGTTCTACGGTTAACCCTATTGTATGTGGTTTATTAGCCATATTAGGACACATATTTTCTGTATTTGCTAGTTTTAAAGGTGGAAAAGCTGTTGCGACAGCAACTGGAGTTTTCTTATTTTTGACGCCTTTAGGCGTTTTTGTTGGTTTTGTTGTATTTGTGTTAACTATGATATTTACTAAGTTTGTATCACTAAGTTCAATGTTGGCTTGTATATCATTATTCATTTACAGTCTAATATTTGAAGATAAAGTTATCATAGCACTTTCTCTATTAATAAGCGTATCAATAATTATTCTTCATCGACAAAATATAAAGAGAATTCTAAATGGAACAGAGAACAAAATAGTCGAAAGATAA
- a CDS encoding DUF2325 domain-containing protein, with translation MKKTIAIIGGSQKTTFEKMAKRQNCNMMFHTGKVRNGASKKAFRAIVKKSDCVVILLGAIGHVTMDVVKVLCKEYQTPVAYHSGMGASGAIELALPYVQRKKDNVAA, from the coding sequence ATGAAAAAGACCATTGCAATAATTGGAGGATCTCAAAAGACTACATTTGAAAAAATGGCTAAGCGTCAGAATTGTAATATGATGTTCCATACCGGCAAGGTAAGGAATGGAGCCAGCAAGAAAGCTTTCAGAGCCATTGTAAAAAAATCAGATTGTGTAGTAATTCTTCTTGGTGCAATTGGACATGTTACCATGGATGTAGTGAAAGTGCTTTGTAAAGAATACCAGACACCAGTAGCCTATCATAGTGGAATGGGTGCGAGCGGCGCCATTGAGCTCGCTCTTCCATATGTTCAGCGGAAAAAGGATAATGTAGCAGCTTAA
- a CDS encoding SAF domain-containing protein codes for MKKMKPWVKMTIGFTIMFAVIGFVVAWDLFIKDEIDSVEVVVAAKDIPLKETITKDMLGVEKRNKGTVVKGTVLAKDMNKIIGQSPKSSILSNSIMSTEEIDYDNLVPNPDKGEAIRPIPQEWIYAKPGSLRRKDRIDIYLWPIEQKNELVKKAKGKNAPVVSPVLSEMDPDTKDGKKALLQNVPVLYAKDNSNKEVVNTEGNPEDRLNGSAIISELEVNLNQDDFDSLIQVAKAGYKLYITYN; via the coding sequence ATGAAAAAAATGAAACCATGGGTAAAAATGACGATCGGTTTTACCATTATGTTTGCTGTTATAGGTTTTGTGGTTGCCTGGGACCTATTTATCAAGGATGAGATTGATTCTGTAGAAGTAGTAGTTGCTGCCAAAGACATTCCTTTGAAAGAGACAATTACGAAGGACATGCTAGGAGTCGAGAAGAGAAACAAAGGAACAGTAGTGAAGGGGACAGTACTTGCTAAAGATATGAACAAAATCATTGGCCAGTCACCTAAAAGCTCTATCCTTTCTAACTCTATAATGTCTACAGAAGAAATTGATTACGACAACCTGGTTCCCAATCCTGATAAAGGGGAAGCAATACGACCTATCCCTCAAGAATGGATTTACGCTAAGCCAGGCTCCTTAAGAAGAAAAGACAGAATTGATATCTACCTATGGCCGATTGAACAGAAAAATGAACTAGTAAAGAAAGCAAAGGGCAAAAATGCACCGGTTGTATCTCCTGTTCTATCAGAAATGGACCCGGATACTAAGGACGGTAAGAAAGCATTGCTTCAAAATGTACCCGTACTATATGCCAAAGATAATTCCAACAAAGAAGTAGTAAATACTGAAGGCAATCCTGAAGACCGATTAAATGGTTCAGCAATTATCAGTGAGCTTGAAGTGAACCTAAATCAAGATGACTTTGATTCCCTTATTCAAGTAGCAAAAGCCGGCTACAAATTATATATCACATACAACTAA
- a CDS encoding AAA family ATPase encodes MQIALFSENESMRVLLSNEEKITNVITVSNLEKEIHCDALLLIGDVVPFNELKSYRDKFPDKKILYKIYGISDSPMIENITTVCETYDIYPLAELLTDEQVVKDTVKHLFGDPDKKAGNVIAFFGTHSGSGVSTTTMNVGKVLSQSVNDRVLVLSLNVWDPADYFLPYEGKYLDDIRIELKDDGLFTEESLMEAVHKYDDNFYHLAGNRNIKLQRFYKVGEFSRLIELARMVFDVVLIDGGSHFDNAAYAQSFRAANYKFLVTTQEEKGYKNYFPYVYNQLIKPLSKSKSEYMLLINRYESDLSLIKERELSEELGMSLLTSIPNKQIFGNIAVTQKKLLVDLVEGDYKESIKLIVNSIINRMKMNVKSGIDTDIKRKKLFGLIPVK; translated from the coding sequence ATGCAAATCGCTTTATTCTCAGAAAACGAAAGTATGCGAGTGCTATTAAGTAATGAAGAAAAAATAACTAATGTAATAACAGTATCTAATTTGGAAAAGGAAATTCATTGTGATGCTCTATTACTTATTGGAGATGTAGTTCCTTTTAATGAATTAAAAAGTTATAGAGACAAGTTTCCTGATAAAAAAATCCTTTATAAAATCTATGGTATCTCTGATTCTCCAATGATTGAAAACATCACAACCGTTTGTGAAACCTATGATATTTACCCTTTAGCAGAGCTGCTTACGGACGAACAAGTGGTAAAAGATACGGTTAAGCATTTGTTCGGTGATCCAGATAAAAAGGCAGGAAACGTTATTGCTTTCTTCGGGACTCATTCTGGATCGGGTGTTTCTACCACAACAATGAACGTCGGAAAGGTATTATCTCAGTCAGTAAATGATAGAGTTCTTGTACTTTCCCTCAATGTGTGGGATCCCGCTGATTACTTCTTGCCATATGAAGGAAAGTATTTGGATGATATCCGTATTGAATTGAAAGATGATGGTCTATTTACAGAAGAAAGTCTCATGGAAGCGGTACATAAATATGATGACAATTTTTATCATCTAGCTGGGAACCGAAACATTAAACTACAGCGGTTTTATAAAGTCGGTGAGTTCTCCAGGCTCATCGAGCTTGCGAGAATGGTATTTGATGTAGTGCTGATTGATGGAGGTTCGCATTTTGATAATGCGGCATATGCACAATCTTTTAGAGCAGCTAACTATAAGTTCTTGGTAACAACGCAAGAAGAAAAAGGATATAAAAACTACTTTCCATACGTGTATAACCAGCTGATAAAGCCGCTCAGTAAGTCAAAAAGTGAATATATGTTATTGATTAATCGTTATGAAAGTGACCTTTCTTTGATTAAGGAAAGAGAATTGTCTGAAGAGCTGGGCATGAGTCTACTTACCTCAATTCCTAATAAGCAGATCTTTGGCAACATTGCTGTTACTCAGAAGAAGCTGCTCGTGGATTTGGTTGAAGGAGATTATAAGGAATCCATAAAACTTATTGTAAATTCCATCATAAATCGAATGAAAATGAATGTTAAATCAGGAATTGACACTGATATTAAAAGAAAAAAACTTTTTGGATTAATCCCAGTTAAATAA
- a CDS encoding ATPase, T2SS/T4P/T4SS family: METLKEKQILPEKPFDPSEWLSSHGVKSDTSTINLSSKRNFKELCSVVKADLDKKVEGFNGKEQEDWLQKQHKAIIGDLSSVQYFVNQIEQTLRDRNVSSTDYPDYYNSLSEAIFHEVWGRGILQKWYHYPESEAACIIGTELWLDIDGQFIRQQERFESIDKVKEIRRAFTMRDENAVLNSQNPELEIEHEDGSRITIIIKPRGKQEYIMFRRFTVKNFSLEQQAEFQTIAKEDVPIFRALSRTMPNIVVAGRVRSAKSTFLKTLIQERKTELVIASLEKHFELSLKKHMPERMIFEIQVSEGDLHKATPRLLRMEHDFLVIGECRSLEWEAALLACERGERGMLTTYHITDRHAIVNQISRHLLDEFPQRRPNMEIERVARNIDLIIHMSTDRDRRKKRVVGVTEVGWDDELKKTITQDLILWDKRTQKYYYSSNISERLFHLMEEEDQYEALRLISLLKDREKNSPLSAIEKG, encoded by the coding sequence ATGGAAACATTAAAAGAAAAGCAAATCCTGCCGGAAAAACCGTTTGATCCCTCAGAGTGGCTAAGTTCTCATGGTGTAAAAAGTGACACATCAACCATTAACTTATCGAGTAAGAGGAATTTTAAAGAGCTATGTAGTGTGGTAAAGGCGGACCTGGATAAGAAGGTAGAAGGATTTAACGGTAAGGAACAGGAAGATTGGCTTCAAAAACAACATAAAGCCATTATTGGTGATTTATCTTCTGTACAATATTTTGTTAACCAAATTGAACAAACTTTAAGGGACCGAAACGTTTCTTCGACCGATTATCCCGATTATTATAATAGCTTGTCTGAAGCTATTTTCCATGAGGTATGGGGAAGAGGTATTCTTCAGAAATGGTATCACTACCCTGAAAGTGAAGCTGCTTGTATTATCGGCACAGAACTTTGGTTGGATATAGATGGTCAATTTATCCGACAACAGGAACGATTTGAATCTATTGATAAAGTTAAAGAAATTCGACGGGCGTTTACCATGCGTGATGAGAATGCTGTCCTAAACAGCCAGAATCCAGAATTGGAAATTGAGCATGAAGATGGTTCTAGGATCACCATCATTATTAAACCTCGTGGGAAACAGGAATACATCATGTTCCGGCGTTTTACAGTTAAAAACTTCTCGTTAGAGCAGCAAGCTGAATTTCAGACCATTGCTAAAGAGGATGTTCCTATTTTTAGAGCGTTATCAAGAACGATGCCTAATATCGTTGTTGCTGGACGTGTCCGATCAGCTAAATCGACCTTTCTTAAGACATTAATTCAAGAAAGAAAGACAGAGCTTGTAATAGCCTCACTAGAGAAACACTTTGAGTTGAGCTTGAAAAAACACATGCCTGAGCGGATGATTTTTGAAATACAAGTCAGTGAAGGGGACCTTCATAAAGCAACGCCTCGGCTACTTCGTATGGAACATGACTTTCTTGTAATTGGGGAGTGCCGTTCTTTGGAATGGGAAGCGGCTCTCTTGGCTTGTGAACGCGGTGAAAGAGGAATGCTTACCACCTATCACATTACTGACCGGCACGCGATTGTTAATCAGATTTCCCGCCACTTACTTGATGAATTTCCTCAAAGGCGTCCAAACATGGAGATTGAACGCGTGGCCAGGAATATTGATTTAATTATTCACATGTCAACGGACCGCGACAGAAGAAAGAAAAGAGTAGTAGGTGTAACAGAAGTGGGTTGGGACGATGAGTTGAAGAAGACGATTACCCAGGATTTAATCCTATGGGATAAACGTACTCAAAAATACTATTACTCTTCAAACATCTCAGAAAGACTGTTTCATCTTATGGAAGAAGAAGACCAGTATGAGGCACTAAGATTAATTAGTTTGTTAAAAGATCGAGAAAAGAATTCACCGCTGTCAGCGATTGAAAAGGGTTAA